In the genome of Metabacillus litoralis, the window ATTATCTTTTGGGAATATATCCCTTCCCTTGATATGTATTTATTCAATTTAATTGATCAAAAAACAGCGATTGGTGATTTAATTAATAAAAAGCAGATTGCGATTATTTTATTTTTTATCGTTGTTATTGCCCTTATTATTGTGTTTATTATTTCAAGAAGAATGACAAATTCACTTTCAACATTAGTAAAGCAAATATCTGATGCATCTAAATATGATTTTGATCAATATGTTTCGGTAAGCGGAACTTATGAAACTAGGCAAATTGGCAAGGCATTTAATATTATGTTAGATGAATTGCACGATTATTTGGAGAAGCTCGTGCTTTATCAAAAGCAAAAGCGTAATGCCGAGCTAGCGGCGTTGCAACAGCAAATTAATCCACATTTTCTTTACAACACACTTACTTCTATTAAATTTATGATTCAGCAGGGTGGAAAGGGAGAAGCAGAGGAAACAATTAATTCCCTCATTTCCTTACTTCAAAATACGATTGGCAATGTATGTGAAACGATTACTGTTGAGCAGGAAATGAATAATCTTAAAAACTATGTTCTTATTAATCAAAAACGCTATGGCGATCGAATTAAAGTGAATTATTTAGTATCACCTGATTGCTTACAACATCGAATTCCTAAGCTTATTTTACAGCCCTTTATAGAAAATTCATTTTTCCATGGTTTTAATAACAAAACAACAGGATTCATTAATGTGATGGTGTGGCAGGAACGGGATACGCTTATTTGTGAAGTGATGGATAACGGAGATGGTATGGAGATTTCAACGAATAAGCTGCCAGCCACCAAAAGTAAGAAGCAGCACTTTACTGGAATTGGTGTAAAAAATGTTCATGAACGAATTCAGATTTTATATGGTCATCAATATGGTGTAACAATTTCTAGTGAAGTTGGACAAGGGACAAGGATAAAAATTACATTGCCAACCGAAACCGTTTCATGATGTACCGTAAGTTAAGAAAGATCCTACAAACTCAATCACCTAAAAAAATCACAAAAATCTAAAAAAAATACAATTCCATCGATTTGTAAGCGGATACATTCTATAAAAAAATCACAAATTTATAAAAATATAGTCCTAAAGAAAAAGAGAATAGTGATGCTAACATGATAGGTGTAAGGGGTAGATAACGCTTACAAAAAACAAAAAACATGGGGGTATTTTTATGAAAAAGCTACTCGTTTTAATGATGGCTTGCATGATGATCTTGGCTGCATGTTCTTCTGGATCAAAAGAAACAGTAGATTCAGAGTCAGGTGAATCATCAGGTTCAAATGAAATCACGGTTTGGGCATGGGATCCTAACTTTAATATTAAAGCTTTGAATATTGCAAAAGAGTATTATCAAAAAGATAATCCTGATGTACAAATCAAGATTGTCGAAAATGCTCAGGCTGATATTATTCAAAAATTAAATACAAGCTTAAGCTCTGGTACAACAAAGGGATTACCAAATATCGTGTTAATTGAAGATTATCGTGCGCAAAGCTTCCTTCAAGCCTATCCAGATTCTTTCCATGAAATTACTGGATCGTTCAAAACAGAAGATTTTGCGTCTTATAAACTAGCACCAACAAGTCTTGATGGTAAAAACTATGGTTTACCATTCGATACTGGCGTAACGGGTTTATATGTAAGAACAGATTACTTAGAACAAGCAGGTTATACAGTTGAAGATTTAAAAGGAATTGACTGGAACGAGTATATCGAGATTGGAAAAAAAGTCAAAGAAGCAACTGGCAAGAATATGATTACACTTGATCCAAATGACCAAGGCATTATCCGTATGATGATACAATCTGCTGGTGCTTGGTATATGAAAGAAGATGGGGTAACACCATTTATCGCAGGTAATGAAGCACTTAAAAAGTCATTTGAAGTGTATAAAGCAATGCTTGACGCTGATATTGTGAAACCAAACTCTGATTGGAGTCAATTCTTAGCAGCATTCAATAGTGGTGAGGTAGCATCTGTTCCGACTGGAAACTGGATTACACCTTCTGTTAAAGCTGAAGCATCTCAATCAGGCAAATGGGCAGTTGTTCCACAACCGAAGCTTCCAGATGTTGAGTCAGTAAATGCTTCAAACTTAGGTGGAAGCTCATGGTATGTGTTAAATGTTGATGGTAAAGAAGAGGCTACTGATTTCTTAGCGAAAACATTTGGTTCAAATGTTGATTTTTATCAAGATTTAGTAACAGAAATCGGTGCAATTGGAACGTACATTCCAGCATCAACTGGAGAAGCATATAAAGCAGCTGATGAGTTCTTTGCTGGTCAAACAATTATTTCTGACTTCTCAACATGGTTAGAAGAAATTCCACAAGTGAATTATGGATTACACACATATGCGATTGATGACATCTTAATTGTTGAAATGCAAAACTACCTTAACGGTAAGGATATTGATCAAGTGCTTGAGGATGCTCAACAGCAAGCTGATGCACAATTACAGTAATAATCCTGCCAACTATTCCTCTGATCTGAAGTGAGGAACGGAGCCTTGAAATTTCAATCTGCTAACGATGCAGAGGAGATTTTCAAGGCT includes:
- a CDS encoding sensor histidine kinase, translating into MNIFKKYFKHNGLFFIMFSISVISIISVSIIITWTTFRMSEQFFIDKFSITNAKVMDQIKDSFESYNYSIVLASNNILQSGTIRRIMTEEQSNRQKMNSFYQMSEQMKRIKSNVDAYETEIIVTGINGMSYATNRPYWMISDEELKTHNITNVSMQNPKRLIYQHDRRMKETKNKEDEQYIIATKPLMERISGTIYGMMYFPIHESEFKKFYTNYTSIGNDVYVLDKTGMIISSNKTDFIGEKAEELLQYVKENENKSENYIVKEFKGTDSIIFWEYIPSLDMYLFNLIDQKTAIGDLINKKQIAIILFFIVVIALIIVFIISRRMTNSLSTLVKQISDASKYDFDQYVSVSGTYETRQIGKAFNIMLDELHDYLEKLVLYQKQKRNAELAALQQQINPHFLYNTLTSIKFMIQQGGKGEAEETINSLISLLQNTIGNVCETITVEQEMNNLKNYVLINQKRYGDRIKVNYLVSPDCLQHRIPKLILQPFIENSFFHGFNNKTTGFINVMVWQERDTLICEVMDNGDGMEISTNKLPATKSKKQHFTGIGVKNVHERIQILYGHQYGVTISSEVGQGTRIKITLPTETVS
- a CDS encoding ABC transporter substrate-binding protein, which gives rise to MKKLLVLMMACMMILAACSSGSKETVDSESGESSGSNEITVWAWDPNFNIKALNIAKEYYQKDNPDVQIKIVENAQADIIQKLNTSLSSGTTKGLPNIVLIEDYRAQSFLQAYPDSFHEITGSFKTEDFASYKLAPTSLDGKNYGLPFDTGVTGLYVRTDYLEQAGYTVEDLKGIDWNEYIEIGKKVKEATGKNMITLDPNDQGIIRMMIQSAGAWYMKEDGVTPFIAGNEALKKSFEVYKAMLDADIVKPNSDWSQFLAAFNSGEVASVPTGNWITPSVKAEASQSGKWAVVPQPKLPDVESVNASNLGGSSWYVLNVDGKEEATDFLAKTFGSNVDFYQDLVTEIGAIGTYIPASTGEAYKAADEFFAGQTIISDFSTWLEEIPQVNYGLHTYAIDDILIVEMQNYLNGKDIDQVLEDAQQQADAQLQ